The following proteins come from a genomic window of Erpetoichthys calabaricus chromosome 18, fErpCal1.3, whole genome shotgun sequence:
- the car15 gene encoding carbonic anhydrase 15, translating to MSVIATASLTFLMLPLMCQSSESAKWCYNSQSKDCGASKWKDIEPTCGGMKQSPINIVRTKAQRNNSLEAFQFIGYDTAPSGKWTIVNNGHALQVNLQGEISISGGGLPARYNALQFHFHWGRESGNGSEHTIDGKQYPMELHIVHLNSKYDAVHDAKNHETGLAVLGFMYKIDDKNNTNYSTITSALRNVSYKADQVELASTFRLDSLLPPLETLSRYYRYYGSLTTPDCAEAVIWTVFEEPISISKKQYASFVNSIFFSSATERPVNMQENFRPVQELNKRQVFASKDATESSCSAPTVSLLLTILSVLAVRLV from the exons caAAGTGGTGTTACAACTCGCAGAGCAAAGACTGTG gtGCTTCTAAATGGAAAGACATAGAGCCCACCTGTGGAGGCATGAAACAGTCACCAATCAACATTGTGCGAACAAAAGCACAACGTAATAACAGTCTGGAGGCATTTCAATTTATCGGCTATGACACTGCTCCTTCTGGGAAATGGACAATTGTAAATAACGGTCATGCAC TTCAAGTAAACCTTCAAGGAGAAATCAGCATAAGTGGTGGTGGACTACCAGCCCGGTACAATGCACTGCAGTTTCATTTTCATTGGGGTAGGGAGAGCGGCAATGGGTCAGAACACACCATTGATGGAAAACAATATCCAATGGAG CTTCACATTGTCCACTTGAATTCTAAATATGATGCTGTACATGATGCAAAAAACCATGAAACTGGCTTAGCAGTACTAGGATTTATGTACAAG ATAGATGATAAAAACAACACCAACTACTCCACCATCACTTCAGCTCTGCGAAATGTTTCATATAAAG CTGACCAGGTGGAATTAGCCTCCACATTCCGACTAGACAGCCTTCTTCCTCCATTAGAAACTTTAAGCAGATACTACCGCTACTACGGATCACTCACCACGCCTGACTGTGCAGAAGCTGTAATCTGGACGGTTTTTGAAGAACCAATATCTATTAGTAAGAAGCAG TATGCCTCATTTGTGAACTCGATATTTTTCTCCTCTGCCACGGAACGCCCAGTCAATATGCAAGAAAATTTTCGACCTGTCCAGGAACTAAACAAGAGGCAAGTCTTTGCGTCCAAGGATGCGACTGAAAGTAGTTGCAGTGCTCCGACTGTCAGTCTGCTCCTGACCATTCTGTCAGTACTGGCAGTCAGGCTTGTttga